The Cucumis melo cultivar AY chromosome 6, USDA_Cmelo_AY_1.0, whole genome shotgun sequence genome includes a region encoding these proteins:
- the LOC127149915 gene encoding 3-ketoacyl-CoA thiolase 1, peroxisomal-like, producing the protein MNPTIMVVSLAVAILAAIKVAGHESNDIYLFEIKKAFASQFVYCRNKLGLHPEKINANGGAITIVHLLGATGKGRREGEDKHKLRFPKHIKIKIVRGNNWTGSCVNFDEFLRNPGNGGGFLKLYESNDRPNLPRPP; encoded by the exons ATGAATCCTACTATCATGGTTGTTAGCCTGGCTGTTGCAATTCTAGCTGCTATCAAGGTTGCTGGACATGAATCGAATGATATTTATCTTTTTGAGATAAAAAAG GCATTTGCATCCCAATTTGTGTATTGTCGTAATAAGTTGGGGCTACATCCAGAAAAGATTAATGCCAATGGAGGAGCAATTACCATTGTACATCTACTGGGTGCAACAG ggaaaggaagaagagaagggGAAGATAAACATAAGTTGAGATTTCCGAAACATATAAAGATTAAGATCGTTAGAGGGAATAACTGGACAGGAAGTTGTGTGAATTTTGATGAGTTCTTGCGTAATCCTGGCAATGGTGGTGGATTTTTGAAGCTTTACGAATCTAATGATCGACCAAACTTACCGAGGCCGCCATGA